A region of Oryzias latipes chromosome 18, ASM223467v1 DNA encodes the following proteins:
- the LOC111949265 gene encoding NLR family CARD domain-containing protein 3-like, whose amino-acid sequence MSLYIMCEVPVFCWITAVVLEHMLTTELRGELPKTLTDMYSHFLMVQTKRKKNKYQQEHEENPQELTEADMEVLLKLGRLAFEHLEKGNIMFYQEDLEQFGLDVTEASLYSGVCTEIFRRECEIFQKPVYSFVHLSVQEFLAAVYMIHCYNNKKTEVVENFLLDKTEDLSLKDFLDKIMRKSLERVVRFLYGLTMESNQRVLGSLLCQTETNPETIQTVIDYLKRLQICILSPERSINVFHCLLEMRDLSVYREIQKFLNSERNSDSDLSDINCSALVYILQISEEVLDQLGLHKLTTNASGCLRLFPAVRNCKKFRLQARPMVAIVEKQYGKCWGFPWPPEIHWNIVASALKSNPSHLKEMDLNGSDLHDIAVTLLCEGMESPNCKLEILRLKDCGLSKNSWKVLTSALTSNPSHLTELDLSKNNLQRSDVQQLISLLHSPDSKLLTFRWL is encoded by the exons ATGTCGCTCTACATCATGTGTGAAGTtccagtcttctgctggatcactgctgtGGTTCTGGAGCACATGTTGACCACAGAACTGAGAGGAGAGCTTCCTAAGACCCTGACTGACATGTACTCCCACTTCCTGATGGTtcagacaaagaggaagaagaacaaaTACCAGCAGGAACATGAGGAGAATCCTcaggagctgacagaggctgaCATGGAAGTTCTTCTGAAGCTGGGGAGGCTGGCatttgaacatctggagaaaggAAACATCATGTTCTACCAAGAAGACCTGGAGCAGTTTGGTCTGGATGTCACAGAGGCTTCTTTGTACTCTGGAGTTTGTACTGAGATCTTCAGAAGAGAGTGCGAGATCTTCCAGAAACCAGTCTACAGCTTTGTCCATCTGagtgttcaggagtttctggctgcagTTTACATGATCCACTGTTACAACAACAAGAAGACAGAGGTGGTGGAGAACTTCTTGTTGGATAAAACAGAAGACTtatctttaaaagattttctggACAAGATCATGAGGAAATCACTGGAGAGAGTTGTTCGTTTCCTTTATGGCCTCACAATGGAGTCCAACCAGAGAGTCTTAGGAAGCCTTTTGTGTCAGACAGAGACAAATCCAGAAACCATCCAGACAGTTATTGACTACCTCAAAAGACTGCAAATATGCATATTATCTCCTGAAAGAAGCATCAATGTCTTCCACTGTCTGTTGGAGATGAGGGATCTCTCAGTTTATCGTGAGATCCAAAAGTTCCTGAACTCAGAAAGAAATTCAGACTCGGACCTTTCAGACATCAACTGCTCTGCTCTGGTCTACATACTGCAAATATCAGAGGAGGTGCTGGATCAGTTGGGCCTGCACAAGTTAACAACAAACGCTTCAGGTTGTTTGAGACTATTTCCAGCAGTGAGGAACTGCAAAAAGTTTCG gCTTCAGGCAAGACCAATGGTGGCAATAGTGGAAAAAcaatatggtaaatg CTGGGGTTTTCCTTGGCCACCTGAGATTCATTGGAATATTGTGGCCTCGGCTCTGAAGTCCAATCCCTCTCATCTAAAAGAAATGGATCTGAATGGGAGCGATCTGCATGATATAGCTGTGACGTTACTGTGTGAAGGAATGGAGAGTCCAAACTGCAAACTGGAAATACTGAG GTTGAAGGACTGTGGTTTGTCAAAGAACAGCTGGAAGGTTCTGACCTCTGCTCTAACATCCAACCCGTCccatctgacagaactggacctaagtaaaaataatctgcagcgatcagatgttcagcagctcaTCAGTCTGTTACATAGTCCAGACAGCAAATTGCTGACTTTCAG GTGGCTCTGA
- the LOC101159334 gene encoding protein NLRC3-like, which yields MKMASTEEQQIPVQSSTSSCVSMRSDQSRENNPFFSSEEQQQKGQQLNQRVQSSASSCVSMRSDQSRENNPFFSSEDEQQKGQQLKQRVQSSTSSCVSMRSDQSRENNPFFSSEDEQQKDQQLNQRVQSSTSSCVSMRSDQSRENNPFFSSEDKRQKGQQLNQRVQSSASSCVSMRSDQSRENNPFFSSEDEQQKSRAGLQTISQSRTLQGDVELQENLDEHQVSVRRRCEHVTEGTNDTGRGTSLNRIYIELYITEGLREEVHIHHEVKQLETTSKINSIPDFPIRCQDIFKVLTYQHGSIKLVLTIGVAGIGKTFSVQKFILDWAEGLENQDISAVVPLSFREMNLIRDEQHSLLTLIQRFHPTFQKIPAEQLSVCKLLFIFDGLDESRLSLDFNNSQVVSDVTQKSSINVLLTNLIQGRLLPSALVWITSRPAAANQIPPSCVSRVTEVRGFTDSQKEEYFRRRFSDEDLSSRIISHIKASKSLFIMCGVPVFCWITAVVLENMLTTEKRKELPTTMTDMYSHFLMVQTKRKKNKYQQEHEENPQELTEVDMEVLLKLGRLAFEHLEKGNIMFYQEDLEQCGLDVTEASLYSGVCTEIFRRDCEIFQKPVYSFVHLSVQEFLAAVYMIHCYNNKKTEVVENFLLDKSENSSLKDFLSKIMRKSLQSQTGHLDLFVRFIHGLTVKSNQKVLGSLLSQTEMNPEATQTVIDYLKGMVTCRYSPDRSINIFHCLLEMKDISVYQETQEFLKSETKSVKNLSDITCSALAYMLQMSEEVLDQLDLNKLTTNPSGCLRLLPAVRNCRKFRFNERAVIQNSHKCCPYYPGSPELYWNVVASALKSNPSHLTELDLSGSDLPDIAVTLLCEGIKSPNCQLEILRLKDCGLSKISCEVLTSALKSNPSHLTELDLRENNLQQSDVQQLLDLVHNPDSKLLTFSCL from the exons ATGAAGATGGCTTCAACTGAGGAGCAGCAGATACCAGTCCAGTCTTCAACGTCCAGCTGTGTGTCCATGAGGAGTGACCAGTCCAGAGAAAACAATCCATTCTTCAGTTctgaagaacaacaacaaaa AGGTCAGCAGCTCAACCAGAGAGTCCAGTCTTCAGCTTCCAGCTGTGTGTCCATGAGGAGTGACCAGTCCAGAGAAAACAATCCATTCTTCAGTTCTGAAGATGAACAACAAAA AGGTCAACAGCTCAAACAGAGAGTCCAGTCTTCAACGTCCAGCTGTGTGTCCATGAGGAGTGACCAGTCCAGAGAAAACAATCCATTCTTCAGTTCTGAAGATGAACAACAAAA AGATCAGCAGCTCAACCAGAGAGTCCAGTCTTCAACATCCAGCTGTGTGTCCATGAGGAGTGACCAGTCCAGAGAAAACAATCCATTCTTCAGTTCTGAAGATAAACGGCAAAA AGGTCAACAGCTCAACCAGAGAGTACAGTCTTCAGCTTCCAGCTGTGTGTCCATGAGGAGTGACCAGTCCAGAGAGAACAATCCATTCTTCAGTTCTGAAGATGAACAGCAAAA AAGTAGAGCTGGACTCCAGACCATCAGCCAAAGCAGAACTCTTCAAG GAGATGTTGAACTGCAGGAGAATTTAGATGAACATCAGGTTAGTGTGAGAAGAAGATGTGAACATGTGACTGAAGGAACCAATGACACGGGAAGAGGAACTTCCCTCAACAGAATCTACATTGAACTCTACATCACAGAGGGACTGAGAGAAGAAGTTCATATCCACCATGAAGTGAAGCAGCTGGAGACAACCTCCAAGATCAATTCCATTCCTGATTTTCCAATCAGGTGCCAGGACATCTTCAAAGTACTAACCTACCAACATGGATCCATCAAATTGGTTCTGACCATTGGCGTCGCAGGAATTGGAAAAACCTTCTCAGTGCAAAAGTTCATTCTGGACTGGGCCGAGGGCTTGGAGAACCAAGACATCAGTGCAGTGGTTCCTCTGTCATTCAGGGAGATGAACTTGATCAGAGATGAGCAGCACAGTCTTCTCACTCTCATCCAACGTTTCCATCCAACCTTCCAGAAGATCCCAGCAgagcagctgtctgtctgtaaacttctcttcatctttgatggtctggatgaaaGCAGACTTTCTCTGGACTTCAACAACAGTCAGGTGGTGTCTGATGTCACTCAGAAGTCATCAATCAATGTTCTTCTGACAAACCTCATCCAGGGACGTCTGCTTCCCTCAGCTCTGGTCTGGATCActtccagacctgcagcagccaatcagatccctccttcatgtgtctCCAGGGTAACAGAAGTACGAGGCTTCACTGACTCtcagaaggaggagtacttcaggaGGAGATTCAGTGATGAAGATCTGTCCAGCAGAATCATCTCCCACATCAAGGCCTCCAAGAGTCTCTTCATCATGTGTGGAGTTCCAGTtttctgctggatcactgctgtGGTTCTAGAGAACATGCTGaccacagagaaaagaaaagagcttCCCACCACCATGACTGACATGTACTCTCACTTCCTGATGGtccagacaaagaggaagaagaacaaaTACCAGCAGGAACATGAGGAGAATCCACAGGAACTGACAGAGGTTGACATGGAAGTTCTTCTGAAGCTGGGGAGGCTGGCatttgaacatctggagaaaggAAACATCATGTTCTACCAAGAAGACCTGGAGCAGTGTGGTCTGGATGTCACAGAGGCTTCTTTGTACTCAGGAGTTTGTACTGAGATCTTCAGAAGAGATTGTGAGATCTTCCAGAAACCAGTCTACAGCTTTGTCCATCTGagtgttcaggagtttctggctgcagTTTACATGATCCACTGTTACAACAACAAGAAGACAGAGGTGGTGGAGAACTTCTTGTTGGATAAATCAGAAAACTcatctttaaaagattttctgaGCAAAATCATGAGGAAATCACTGCAGAGTCAAACTGGTCACCTAGATCTGTTTGTTCGTTTCATTCATGGACTCACAGTGAAGTCCAACCAGAAAGTCTTGGGAAGCCTTTTGAGTCAGACAGAGATGAATCCAGAAGCTACGCAGACAGTCATTGACTACCTCAAAGGAATGGTAACATGCAGATATTCTCCTGACAGAAGCATCAACATCTTCCACTGTCTGTTGGAGATGAAGGATATCTCAGTTTATCAGGAGACCCAAGAGTTCCTGAAGTCAGAAACCAAATCAGTCAAGAACCTCTCAGACATTACTTGCTCTGCTCTGGCCTACATGCTGCAAATGTCAGAGGAGGTGCTGGATCAGTTGGACCTGAACAAGTTGACCACAAATCCTTCAGGTTGTTTGAGACTATTGCCAGCAGTGAGGAACTGCAGAAAGTTTCG gtTTAACGAGAGAGCAGTTATACAAAATTCTCACAAATGTTG CCCATATTATCCTGGATCTCCTGAGCTTTATTGGAATGTTGTGGCCTCggctctgaagtccaacccgtcccacctgacagaactggatcTGAGTGGGAGCGATCTGCCTGATATAGCTGTGACGTTACTGTGTGAAGGAATAAAGAGTCCAAACTGCCAACTGGAAATACTGAG GTTGAAGGACTGTGGTTTGTCAAAGATCAGCTGTGAGGTTCTGACCTCTGCCCTGAAATCCAACCCATCccatctgacagaactggacctgagggAAAATAATCTGCAGCAatcagatgttcagcagctcctggaTCTGGTACATAATCCAGACAGCAAACTGCTTACTTTCAG TTGCCTCTGA